The Streptomyces sp. NBC_00670 genome window below encodes:
- a CDS encoding ROK family transcriptional regulator, whose protein sequence is MPASPRTARAINDRLALRLLQEHGPLTAGQLKQLTGLSRPTVADLVERLAVAGLIEVVGESGEQRRGPNARLYGIVAGRAHLAALDVRTEGVAVVVADLLGSVLAEASVPIGDGTGTGPAVEQAVALVERTAKEAGADRLHTVGIGAPGLIDPATGVLRDSSGLPEWHRRLVAALQERLPARVLVENETNLAALAERRDGAARDRDTFVLLWLGHGTGAAVMLDGVLRRGASGGTGEIGFLPVPGTGGLPSATDCAGGFHALAGAEAVVRLAGRYGVTAPAGEPGAYAAALVRAGIDGGASDFLDVLAERLAVGVASVVAVLDPGCVVLGGEVGQAGGEELAGRVAERLAGMSPLPTEVRVGELGGAAVLRGALLTARDAAQESVFAARLV, encoded by the coding sequence ATGCCCGCATCCCCGCGTACCGCCCGGGCCATCAACGACCGGCTCGCCCTGCGGCTGCTGCAGGAGCACGGTCCGCTGACGGCGGGGCAGTTGAAGCAGCTCACCGGACTGTCCCGGCCCACGGTGGCCGACCTCGTCGAACGTCTTGCCGTCGCCGGGCTGATCGAGGTGGTGGGGGAGTCCGGGGAGCAGCGGCGCGGGCCGAACGCGCGGCTGTACGGGATCGTCGCGGGGCGCGCGCACCTGGCCGCGCTCGACGTGCGCACCGAGGGGGTCGCGGTCGTCGTGGCCGATCTGCTCGGCTCGGTGCTCGCCGAGGCGTCCGTGCCGATCGGCGACGGTACGGGGACCGGGCCGGCGGTGGAGCAGGCGGTGGCGCTGGTGGAGCGCACGGCCAAGGAGGCGGGCGCGGACCGGCTGCACACCGTCGGGATCGGCGCGCCCGGGCTCATCGACCCCGCCACGGGGGTGCTGCGCGACTCCTCCGGGCTGCCCGAGTGGCACCGGCGGCTGGTGGCCGCGCTGCAGGAGCGGCTCCCCGCGCGGGTGCTCGTCGAGAACGAGACGAACCTCGCGGCCCTGGCCGAGCGTCGCGACGGGGCCGCGCGCGACCGCGACACGTTCGTCCTGCTGTGGCTCGGGCACGGTACCGGGGCCGCCGTGATGCTCGACGGCGTGCTGCGGCGGGGTGCCTCCGGCGGGACCGGGGAGATCGGCTTCCTGCCGGTGCCGGGCACGGGGGGTCTGCCGTCGGCGACGGACTGCGCGGGGGGTTTCCACGCGCTGGCGGGCGCGGAGGCGGTGGTGCGGCTCGCGGGGCGGTACGGGGTGACGGCGCCCGCGGGGGAGCCCGGGGCGTATGCGGCGGCGCTCGTGCGGGCGGGCATCGACGGCGGGGCGTCGGACTTCCTCGACGTGCTCGCGGAGCGGCTGGCCGTGGGGGTGGCGTCCGTGGTGGCGGTACTGGATCCCGGGTGCGTGGTGCTGGGCGGCGAGGTCGGGCAGGCCGGTGGGGAGGAGCTGGCGGGGCGGGTGGCGGAGCGGCTGGCGGGGATGTCGCCGTTGCCGACGGAGGTGCGGGTGGGGGAGCTGGGGGGTGCGGCGGTACTGCGGGGGGCGCTGCTGACGGCGCGGGACGCGGCGCAGGAGTCGGTGTTCGCGGCGCGGCTCGTCTGA
- a CDS encoding MFS transporter, whose product MADVVGTGDRVHDRRTVKRARYAVGAVFAVHGAVTGSFATRVPWIQDHASVSAGQLGLALAFPALGAAVAMPLAGRITHRFGSRTALRGLLALWTLSLILPSLSPNVYALCPALFVYGAAAGMSDVAMNALGVEVENRLDKSIMSGLHGMWSAGALLGSAGGTLAAHLGSDARVHHALAAAVLTVLGLVACQWVLDLRPTEDEEPPPRFSLPPRSALLIGAVGFCAVFAEGASLDWSAVYLRDRLETSAGLAAACTTGFTLTMAVARIAGDAVVDRFGAARTVRTGGVLATLGGLMVVLAGHPAVAMTGFALMGLGIAVVVPLCFAAAGRSGPNPSQAIAGVATITYTSGLVAPGAIGTLAEATSLMVSFGLVTVLACGLAVFAGVLRAGDRDRQRISGGPGAAVPDPRP is encoded by the coding sequence ATGGCGGACGTGGTCGGAACGGGCGACAGGGTCCACGACAGGCGCACGGTGAAACGCGCCCGGTACGCCGTGGGCGCCGTGTTCGCCGTGCACGGCGCGGTGACGGGCTCGTTCGCGACCCGGGTGCCCTGGATCCAGGACCACGCCTCGGTCAGCGCGGGCCAGCTCGGCCTGGCGCTGGCCTTCCCGGCGCTCGGCGCGGCGGTGGCGATGCCGCTCGCGGGCCGGATCACCCACCGCTTCGGCTCCCGTACGGCGCTGCGCGGACTGCTCGCGCTGTGGACGCTCTCCCTGATCCTGCCGTCGCTCTCGCCGAACGTGTACGCGCTGTGCCCGGCCCTGTTCGTCTACGGCGCCGCCGCGGGCATGTCGGACGTGGCGATGAACGCGCTGGGCGTCGAGGTGGAGAACCGTCTCGACAAGTCGATCATGTCGGGACTGCACGGCATGTGGAGCGCCGGCGCCCTGCTCGGCTCGGCCGGCGGCACGCTCGCCGCCCACCTGGGCAGCGACGCGCGAGTGCACCACGCCCTGGCCGCGGCCGTCCTGACCGTCCTTGGCCTGGTGGCCTGTCAGTGGGTGCTGGACCTGCGGCCCACCGAGGACGAGGAGCCGCCGCCGCGGTTCTCGCTGCCGCCCCGGTCGGCGCTGCTCATCGGCGCGGTCGGCTTCTGCGCGGTGTTCGCGGAGGGCGCGAGCCTGGACTGGTCGGCGGTGTACCTGCGGGACCGGCTGGAGACGTCGGCGGGGCTCGCGGCGGCCTGCACCACGGGCTTCACGCTCACGATGGCGGTCGCGCGGATCGCGGGCGACGCGGTGGTGGACCGGTTCGGCGCCGCCCGTACCGTACGTACCGGCGGTGTGCTGGCGACGCTCGGCGGGCTGATGGTCGTCCTGGCCGGGCACCCGGCGGTCGCCATGACCGGCTTCGCCCTGATGGGTCTCGGCATCGCCGTGGTCGTCCCGCTGTGCTTCGCGGCGGCCGGGCGCAGCGGGCCGAACCCGAGCCAGGCCATCGCGGGCGTGGCGACCATCACCTACACCTCGGGCCTGGTCGCCCCCGGCGCGATCGGCACGCTGGCCGAGGCGACCAGTCTGATGGTGTCGTTCGGCCTGGTGACGGTGCTGGCGTGCGGCCTCGCGGTGTTCGCCGGGGTACTGCGGGCCGGGGACCGCGACCGGCAGCGGATCAGCGGTGGTCCGGGTGCAGCAGTTCCCGACCCACGGCCCTGA
- a CDS encoding acyl-CoA thioesterase produces MTAEAPAAPALSYGRLIPATVHFDDLDALGLLHNARYPVMVERAWAELWQGYGFGGYEGDWEAAGDFCNAVRELRIGYEAPVSRPGAYAVHLWLERLGTTGLTYGFRFCSADGAVTYARGSRVLVRLDAATLRPAPWSERFRAVGRELLHPDHR; encoded by the coding sequence GTGACCGCCGAAGCCCCGGCCGCGCCCGCACTGTCGTACGGGCGGCTGATCCCCGCCACCGTTCACTTCGACGATCTCGACGCGCTCGGGCTGCTGCACAACGCCCGGTATCCGGTCATGGTCGAGCGGGCCTGGGCCGAGCTGTGGCAGGGGTACGGGTTCGGCGGGTACGAGGGGGACTGGGAGGCCGCCGGTGACTTCTGCAACGCCGTGCGGGAGCTGCGGATCGGATACGAGGCGCCGGTGAGCCGGCCCGGCGCCTACGCCGTGCACCTGTGGCTGGAGCGGCTCGGGACCACCGGGCTGACGTACGGATTCCGGTTCTGCTCGGCGGACGGGGCCGTCACGTACGCCCGCGGCAGCCGGGTGCTGGTGCGGCTCGATGCGGCGACGCTGCGGCCCGCGCCGTGGAGCGAGCGGTTCAGGGCCGTGGGTCGGGAACTGCTGCACCCGGACCACCGCTGA